In the genome of Candidatus Zymogenaceae bacterium, the window GTCCGTTATGAACAGAGGAAGACATCGTGAAGCACCGATATGTCATCGCCGTTGAGGATGTCTGCATCGGGTGCCGGCTGTGCGAGATCGCCTGTATCGTCGAGCATTCGGACACGAAAGACATCATCAAGGCGTACAAACAGGAAAAGCGTCCCCTGCCCCGCTCACACGTGGAGGAGGAGGGGCCGGTATCCCTGTCGGTCACGTGCCGACATTGCGACGATCCGCACTGCGTCTCGGCGTGCATCACCGGGGCCATGCAAAAAAATCCGGACGGCCGGGTGACGGTCAACCAGGAAAAATGCGTCGGATGCTGGTCGTGTGTGATGGCATGTCCCTACGGCGCGGTCACCATGGATAAAAACGCCAAGAAATCGGTCAAATGCGATCTGTGCGGCGACCGGGACGTGCCCGCGTGCGTGGCCGCCTGCCCCAATCGTGCGCTCATCGTCATAGAGGAGGAGGCGGGATGAACTACGTGATAATCGGAGGCGGCGTTGCGGGGCTGGGCTGCGTGGAGGGTATCCGAAGCGTCGATACGGAAGGTGCAATAACGCTGATTACCGAGGAGATGCATCCCCCCTACTCCCGTCCGGGCATCAGCTACTGGCTGTCGGGCAAGCTCACTGATTCCGGCATGCCACTTCGGGAGAAAGATTTCTACGACTCCCTCAAAGTAATCGTGAAGACCGGGGCCACGGCCGTGGGGATCGACACAAAAAAGAACTTCGTCACCCTCGAGAACGGGGAAACGGTCCCCTATGACCGGCTCCTGATCGCCACCGGCGGCGTACCGATCTTCCCTCCCATCACCGGCACCGACGGCGCCCCGGATCCCGATCGGAGGATATTCACCTTCACCACCTATCGGGACGCCAAAGAGATACTGACGCGTAAAGACGCCATACAGAAGGCCGTGGTCATTGGCGGCGGTCTGATCGGCCTGAAGGCGGCGGAGGCGCTGAACGACATCGGTGTACAGGTGACGGTCCTTGAGCTGATGGATCGCGTCCTCTCCCAGGCGTTCGATGATATCGCCGGCGAAATGGCCAGAAAACGCCTTGATCGCGCGGGAATCGTCGTCATCACCGGCGATACGGTTGACGAGGTCCTCACCGACGGCAGTGCCGTCACGGGCGTGCGGCTTCGCACGGGATCGGAGATCGAAACCGACGCCGTTGTGGTGGCCATCGGCGTGCGTCCCAACCTGGATCTGGCCGAAGCCGCCGGGCTGACGGTGGACCGGGGCATTGTGGTGGACGACACACTCACCACCTCGGATACGCATATCTACGCCGCCGGAGACACGGCATCCGCCTACGATATCATTGCGAAAGAGAAACGGGTCACCCCCATCCTCCCCAACGCCTACCGGCAGGGAAGGCAGGCGGGCCGAAATATGGCCGGCGCCGACGAAACCTATGAGGGCGGCCTTCCCATGAACGCCATCGGTTTTTACGGGCTGGATACCATCAGTATCGGCCTGGTCAATCCGGAAGAGGATCAAGACCTCACCGTGCTGACACGCCTTGATGAAGAAGCGGAGACCTATCGAAAACTGGTGCTGGACAAAGGAAGGCTTCTGGGCGTTGTTTTGGTGGGGGATGTGGCCCGGGCGGGGATTTTCGCGGGACTCATTCGGGACGGTGTGGACGTGGCGGGCCTGGAGGAGCGGATGCTCTCGCCGGACTTCGGCCACGTTCATCTGGACACGGACGTACGAAAGGAAAGGCTGGGACGATGAGCAACCATCACTACCAGAAGGACATCAGCGG includes:
- a CDS encoding 4Fe-4S dicluster domain-containing protein, with product MKHRYVIAVEDVCIGCRLCEIACIVEHSDTKDIIKAYKQEKRPLPRSHVEEEGPVSLSVTCRHCDDPHCVSACITGAMQKNPDGRVTVNQEKCVGCWSCVMACPYGAVTMDKNAKKSVKCDLCGDRDVPACVAACPNRALIVIEEEAG
- a CDS encoding NAD(P)/FAD-dependent oxidoreductase, whose product is MNYVIIGGGVAGLGCVEGIRSVDTEGAITLITEEMHPPYSRPGISYWLSGKLTDSGMPLREKDFYDSLKVIVKTGATAVGIDTKKNFVTLENGETVPYDRLLIATGGVPIFPPITGTDGAPDPDRRIFTFTTYRDAKEILTRKDAIQKAVVIGGGLIGLKAAEALNDIGVQVTVLELMDRVLSQAFDDIAGEMARKRLDRAGIVVITGDTVDEVLTDGSAVTGVRLRTGSEIETDAVVVAIGVRPNLDLAEAAGLTVDRGIVVDDTLTTSDTHIYAAGDTASAYDIIAKEKRVTPILPNAYRQGRQAGRNMAGADETYEGGLPMNAIGFYGLDTISIGLVNPEEDQDLTVLTRLDEEAETYRKLVLDKGRLLGVVLVGDVARAGIFAGLIRDGVDVAGLEERMLSPDFGHVHLDTDVRKERLGR